The Candidatus Methylomirabilota bacterium genome includes a window with the following:
- a CDS encoding response regulator — protein sequence MLAKKHVLIVDDSPRSRATLDSALKRLGFEVAGEGASGVEAMRLAQELKPDVLFLAVGLPDMDGLSVAAHILETLPLPILILSSHLDPELIQRAKEAGVMAYLLKPLREDELLPAIELAISRFEEFNALRKENADLKRTLEDRKMIERAKGILMERERISEQQAFARIQKTSMNTRRSMAEIAQAILLSEAVAGRT from the coding sequence ATGCTAGCCAAAAAGCATGTGCTGATCGTTGACGACAGCCCCAGATCGCGAGCAACCCTCGATAGTGCGCTCAAGCGGCTTGGATTCGAGGTCGCCGGTGAGGGGGCCAGCGGGGTCGAAGCCATGCGTCTGGCCCAAGAGCTGAAACCGGATGTACTGTTCCTGGCGGTGGGTCTCCCGGATATGGATGGCCTATCAGTGGCTGCTCATATCCTGGAGACCCTGCCGCTTCCGATTCTCATTCTGAGCAGTCACCTTGACCCTGAGTTGATCCAGCGCGCTAAGGAGGCTGGCGTGATGGCGTATCTGCTGAAACCGCTTCGCGAGGACGAGTTGCTGCCGGCGATCGAACTGGCCATCTCCCGGTTCGAAGAGTTCAATGCCCTCAGGAAAGAGAATGCGGACTTAAAGCGCACTCTGGAGGACCGGAAGATGATCGAACGCGCAAAAGGCATTCTGATGGAACGGGAACGGATCTCCGAACAGCAGGCGTTTGCGCGGATTCAAAAAACCAGCATGAATACGCGGCGGTCGATGGCCGAAATCGCTCAAGCCATCTTGCTCAGCGAAGCGGTCGCCGGCAGGACGTAG
- a CDS encoding AbrB/MazE/SpoVT family DNA-binding domain-containing protein, translated as MLAKKTSKNQITLPKAIVKQLPEVEYFEVSLRKGEVVLSPVEVNVPGEKLKAVRAKIRALGLTEKVVEQAIHWARSRQT; from the coding sequence ATGCTAGCAAAGAAAACATCCAAGAATCAGATCACACTCCCGAAGGCCATCGTCAAGCAACTGCCAGAGGTCGAGTATTTCGAGGTCTCGCTCAGGAAGGGCGAGGTAGTCCTAAGTCCGGTCGAAGTGAACGTTCCAGGAGAAAAACTTAAGGCAGTGCGGGCTAAGATCAGGGCCTTGGGATTAACCGAAAAGGTTGTTGAACAGGCAATCCACTGGGCGCGAAGTCGTCAGACCTGA
- a CDS encoding serine/threonine-protein phosphatase: protein MPELQFFHLTDTGCVREENEDAVGAWPCEDGLLFAVADGLGGYEGGQLASSLALEVLSKEMAHASASRPVQKRLHQAVQRANLEICTKAMTVPELRRMGTTLTASAVVGNTLVTAHVGDCRLYLMRAGTCTQLTKDHTRIWEQVEYGLLSREDARTHPQRHVLSRCLGHNVIPGIDLLQRPIQSGDILLQCSDGVYTSLPESEVMNILLKHPAEPACRTIIQRAREAGGHDNLSVQVVSVLSCPPTPPRRWWQLGA, encoded by the coding sequence ATGCCAGAGCTACAGTTCTTTCATCTGACCGATACCGGTTGCGTTCGTGAAGAGAACGAAGACGCGGTGGGCGCCTGGCCCTGCGAAGATGGGCTCCTGTTCGCTGTCGCCGACGGGCTGGGTGGTTACGAAGGCGGACAACTGGCGAGTTCCCTCGCGCTTGAGGTACTCTCCAAAGAGATGGCGCACGCCTCGGCCTCGCGGCCCGTTCAGAAGCGTCTTCACCAGGCCGTCCAGCGGGCTAACCTCGAGATCTGCACCAAGGCGATGACGGTCCCGGAGCTACGACGTATGGGAACGACCCTCACCGCCAGCGCCGTCGTTGGCAATACGCTGGTCACGGCCCACGTCGGCGACTGCCGTCTCTATCTCATGCGCGCTGGGACCTGTACGCAACTGACGAAGGACCATACTCGCATCTGGGAGCAAGTCGAGTATGGACTCCTTTCTCGGGAAGATGCCCGAACGCACCCCCAGCGCCACGTGCTGAGCCGATGCCTCGGCCACAATGTCATCCCAGGGATCGATCTTCTTCAGAGACCGATCCAGTCCGGGGATATCCTCCTGCAGTGCAGCGATGGAGTGTATACATCGCTGCCGGAATCGGAGGTGATGAATATACTCCTCAAGCACCCTGCAGAGCCTGCCTGTCGAACGATCATCCAGCGGGCGCGTGAAGCGGGGGGGCACGACAATCTCAGCGTTCAAGTGGTCTCAGTGCTTTCCTGCCCGCCGACTCCCCCGCGTCGTTGGTGGCAACTCGGCGCTTGA
- a CDS encoding serine/threonine protein kinase, producing MATIFRARDLESGLIVALKVPHPEYQGDLVFHERFLREERIGQRLDHPAIVKVLQPHEKSRLYLVMEYVEGELLSTQLSRERRLPVEKSIGLAIQIADALIYLHAQHVVHRDLKPANIMIQPDGKIKLMDFGIAIDATGRKMTWSGLSQTMGTPSYMAPEQAKGHRGDVRGDIYSLGVILYEMLTGEVPFRADNVYAEIRAKLEDDPIPPRRLRPELSPEIEEIILHALERNPNDRFADALEFREALAHPKSVVTTTRAARLRRRRRLPRGVRVLLTVGVCIAAYVLMMWAFAQLSVWMLQK from the coding sequence ATGGCAACTATATTTCGCGCCCGTGATCTCGAGAGCGGACTGATTGTGGCACTCAAAGTCCCCCATCCCGAGTACCAGGGGGATCTCGTCTTCCATGAACGTTTTTTGCGCGAAGAGCGGATCGGACAACGTCTCGATCATCCCGCCATCGTCAAGGTGCTACAACCCCACGAAAAGAGCCGCTTGTATCTTGTCATGGAGTATGTCGAAGGGGAGTTGCTGAGCACGCAACTCAGCCGAGAACGGCGTCTCCCGGTCGAGAAATCCATAGGCCTGGCAATACAGATTGCCGATGCCCTTATTTATCTACACGCGCAGCATGTCGTACACCGCGATCTGAAGCCGGCAAACATCATGATCCAGCCGGACGGCAAGATCAAGCTCATGGATTTTGGCATTGCGATCGATGCCACCGGTCGTAAGATGACGTGGTCCGGACTATCGCAGACAATGGGCACGCCGAGTTACATGGCACCCGAGCAGGCGAAAGGTCACCGGGGCGACGTGCGAGGCGACATCTACAGTCTCGGTGTCATTCTCTATGAAATGCTCACCGGAGAGGTCCCGTTTCGGGCAGACAACGTGTATGCTGAGATACGAGCGAAATTGGAGGACGATCCCATCCCGCCGCGCCGCCTGCGGCCCGAACTGTCGCCCGAGATCGAGGAGATTATTCTCCACGCACTCGAGCGCAATCCCAACGATCGCTTCGCCGACGCGCTTGAGTTTCGCGAGGCGCTAGCCCACCCGAAAAGCGTCGTGACGACGACCCGCGCAGCCCGTCTCCGCCGCAGACGGAGGCTGCCGCGCGGGGTGCGCGTGCTGCTCACGGTGGGCGTCTGCATAGCGGCTTATGTGCTTATGATGTGGGCCTTCGCGCAGCTCAGCGTCTGGATGTTGCAGAAGTGA